TGTAAAAAAGCACATAATTATGTAGCATTTTGGCATGTATCATAATAGCTAGTGTAGTACTAGTATCTTGGAGCATAGATTGCAATTGTCTCTTTCAAAACAAATAGATTACAATTCTTCAAAAGGCTTGATGCATAGGTAGGTAAGCTCTCTTCTTTCCCTTCTTTTCTTGTCAGTGGCAGGCATCTTTACACCATCTTATTAGTTTGCAATACTTGGTACTCAGTAGTAAATCATCAAAGCATGCAAGGCAGTATGCCCAACTAACATAGATGCCACAACAAGCTATGCATGTAGGCCCATTAATAATTATTAAAGTGTTTGTCTTGGCAGGGGCTTCAATCGGCTCTGGCTTCAGAACCAGTGTGTCATATACTCATATGCTGGTTGATTAATTTGGAGTGGGCTAGAATCATGACAAAGATAATCATATCTGAAAACGACACTAATTAATACTTATTTGCAAGGATTGTGGCATGCATAATATTCATAAATGAATTGTGTGCATGAAAACTAAGAGTAGAACATTCTTACTTCCAAGTGTTATTTTTCTagcaacacatacacacacacatatatagctATATGTTTGACTGACACAACATTCTCCTCATCTCTTTGGTCCTAAGATTAGGGCACACAAATCCAAACACAAGGTGCATACATACAAACTTGCAGTGAGCTTTCCATTCCATTCCCTCCTTTTACTCCTAGAATTAAACAAGTGCAGCGCATGCAtgtccctcccctcctcccctacCTCGCCATCTCATCCACAGTGCTCTCACTCCTTCTAGCTTCTCCCTCCTCCGAGCTCCCCATTTAAATACCACCCTGCCTCCCTCCATAGTGAGCACTACACACTAGAAGCTCACAGTCTCAGCAACCACCTCCTCAACCTAAGCTAGCTAGCTCACACCTCAGAGCTCAAGCTAGGCGGGAGCAGTAGTATAGTAGCCAGCCAACCTCACTTCACTTCTGCCATGAGCTCtcgcagcagcagcggcggcggcggtgcctcCCAGATGATGGCCTTCTCGGAGCATTCGCTGCCGAAGCCGATCGCCGGTCACCCGCAGCCGCAGCCGTCCCCGCCGTCGTCGCCGAGCGAGCGGCCGGCGGCGCGCGGCAGGCGGCGCGCGCAGGAGCCCGGGCGCTTCCTGGGCGTGCGCCGGCGGCCGTGGGGCCGGTACGCGGCCGAGATACGCGACCCGACCACCAAGGAGCGGCACtggctcggcaccttcgacacGGCGCAGGAGGCCGCCCTGGCCTACGACCGCGCCGCGCTCTCCATGAAGGGCGCGCAGGCGCGCACCAACTTCGTCTACGCGCACGCCGCCTACAACAACTACCCGCCCTTCCTCGCGCCGTTCCACGCGCAGCACCAGCCCGCCGCCTACGCCGCGTCCTCGGCCATGCCGTACGGCGGCCAGCAGCAGCACGCGGGCGCGGGGCCGCCGCACATTGGCAGCTCGTACCACCACGGCCACGGCTACCACCAGCAGGGCCCGGGCGAGTGTTCCATGCCGGTGCCCAGTGCCGCGGATCACGGCGCCAGCGGCCCGATGGACGTGCGCGGCAGCAGCGGCCACGACTTCCTCTTCCCCAGCGCCGACGACAACTCCGGGTACCTGAGCAGCGTGGTGCCGGAGAGCTGCCTCCGGCCCCGCGGCGGCGACCTGCAGGACGCGCGGCGCTACTCCGTGTCCGACGCCGACGcctacgggctgggcctccgggaGGACGTGGACGACCTGGCGACGATGGTGGCCGGCTTCTGGGGCGGCGCCGACGCGCCGTACGGCGGCGGCCACGACATGGTCGCCTCGTCGCAGGGCTCGGACAACGGCTACTCCCCCTTCAGCTTCCTCTCCCACTGAAACGGACGCGCTGGCATTGCTCTTAGCCTCTTACGTACTCAGTGGTCTGCTGTGCCCACCGTCGGCCATTAGCTAGGTAGTGTTTGCTTCGTGAGTTCGATCGATCGATCATAGTAGAAGATCGTGAAGAAGAGTGGCTTTGTTGTTTCGGTGCCCTAGCTTAGCGGATGCTCACATCCATGTACTTAGGTTCTTTCAATTAGCAGCACTATTactacgtactactagtactagtaagtttTCATGCATGCACGAGTGACATGCTTAAGTTATCTCTCTCTAAAATTATTACAGCCTCTCTCTAATTAGTTAGTCGTGTGGAATTAAAGTGGCGGATCGAGAGTACTCGAGAGGCCCGGGAATGTAGTACGCACACGCACACTGTTGTTGATCCTTGAAAGCTTCAGTTTTGGGTTGTAGTTTTGTTTGATTCAGATAGGCCGGCCGGAGGAACATGTCAAAGTACGTACTCTCCTACGTACTTACCTCAAGGAAGAAGATAAGGGAAATAGTACACGGACCACGTACTAGACGTAGTACTACCCATTGACAGTTCAACGGAAAGGTAGATGTTCAGGACAAGTGTCAAGCAGGCGACCTCCTTTTTTTTCTTGGGTCGCCACTCGCCAGGTACTTGGTGCTGATTCTAGGGTACGTCACGCTCAGAGCCTCAGACCCATTCATCAGATGATCAGAGGGCCATGCACAAAATGTATCCTCTTCTATGCTGGTGCAGGGCTTATATATAAACCCTTTCATTTCCTCCGTAGCTTGCTTGGATTTGTTGGATGGGAAATGTTCTTATTAATCAAtagcaaaaaaaggagaagatataaATGTGCATGTAACCATTTGAGTTTATTGGACAATCAAACAAATTCAGTTTTGCCAGATCGCTATATAGTGCTTGACTTGTACAATATTTCTTATGACAtaaatgagacatg
The window above is part of the Triticum aestivum cultivar Chinese Spring chromosome 2A, IWGSC CS RefSeq v2.1, whole genome shotgun sequence genome. Proteins encoded here:
- the LOC123184775 gene encoding ethylene-responsive transcription factor FZP, whose amino-acid sequence is MSSRSSSGGGGASQMMAFSEHSLPKPIAGHPQPQPSPPSSPSERPAARGRRRAQEPGRFLGVRRRPWGRYAAEIRDPTTKERHWLGTFDTAQEAALAYDRAALSMKGAQARTNFVYAHAAYNNYPPFLAPFHAQHQPAAYAASSAMPYGGQQQHAGAGPPHIGSSYHHGHGYHQQGPGECSMPVPSAADHGASGPMDVRGSSGHDFLFPSADDNSGYLSSVVPESCLRPRGGDLQDARRYSVSDADAYGLGLREDVDDLATMVAGFWGGADAPYGGGHDMVASSQGSDNGYSPFSFLSH